One window of Mobula hypostoma chromosome 30, sMobHyp1.1, whole genome shotgun sequence genomic DNA carries:
- the LOC134339669 gene encoding histone H2B-like, which translates to MPDPAKPAPKKGAKKALSKPASKTGKKRKRSRKETYAIYICKVMKQVHPDTGISSKAMSIMNSFVNDIFEHIAGEVSRLAHYNKRATIISREIQTAVRLLLPGELAKHAVSEGTKAVTKYTSSK; encoded by the coding sequence ATGCCTGATCCAGCGAAACCCGCTCCCAAGAAGGGCGCCAAGAAAGCTTTGTCCAAACCAGCGAGCAAGACTGGCAAGAAGCGCAAGAGGTCGAGGAAGGAGACTTACGCCATCTACATCTGCAAAGTGATGAAGCAGGTTCACCCCGACACCGGCATCTCCTCCAAGGCCATGAGCATCATGAATTCATTCGTCAACGATATTTTCGAGCACATCGCGGGTGAGGTTTCCCGCCTGGCCCATTATAACAAGCGGGCAACTATCATCTCCCGGGAGATCCAGACCGCCGTGCGCCTGCTGCTGCCCGGGGAGCTGGCCAAGCACGCCGTGTCCGAAGGTACAAAGGCCGTGACCAAGTACACCAGCTCCAAGTGA